The segment TCGCCGGAAAACCACCATCATCGCCCCCCACTTCGGTGGCATGGAGCTCAAGGGGGTGCGGAGGGAGGGAGGCACAGCTCGCTAGCTGTTGTGGCATGGAGGGTGCGGAGGAAGGGAGGCGCAGCTCACCGGCCGTCGCACATGGAGGGCATTGAGGGAGGGAGACGTGGCGCGCACGAGCAGAAGAAGAGAGTGGAGGAGCGGCAGGAGGAAGAAGGCTGAAGCATGGATTCGGATGGGAGGCGACACAGTGGGGATGCGCAAGGTTGGAGGAATCGATGCAAACGTCCTCGTTTTGTTCAACCGCGTCATTCTATTGGGCCACAGGCCCCCAGGTGCACGGTGTCCGGATAGAACGGACGCCCTCATAGTATCATTATCgttttttttataaacttaGGCCTCGTTTTGATGCAACCAAAATTTCAAAAGTTTACaaaattttctatcacatcgaatctttgaacgcatgcatgaagcattaaatatagataaaaataactagctatacagtttatttgtaatttgagagacaaatcttttgagcctaattagtttatggtagtacaataattatcaaatacaaataaaagtatgtcaaactttaaaaacttttggcatcaagccttgtttagttcgcaaaattttttgtttttggctactgtagcatttcgtttttatttgacaaacattgtccaatcacggagtaactaggctcaaaagattcatctcacaaattactgataaactgtgcagttagtttttattttcgtctatatttaatgctccatgcatatgaccaaagattcgatatgaaagggaatcttgaaaatttttgcgaactaaacaagacgagCCCCAGGGCAGGGCGGCAAGGTCACACTCACTCACTCATGCTGTCATGCGGCAGATGTGGCCCAGCTAGCACAAGCACACCAACCAGGCAGGGCAGCCGATGCTGCATGCACGCATGGGGCCTCCGCCCGCCTGTGACTGTGAGCGAGATGGACCGATCATGGCGGCACGCCAATCGCTCTTCCAAGAAGAAGGCATCTCCGGCTCCACGTACGGCGTGCAGCCCGGGCGGGCGGGCACCGGCCGGGCATAGTGGCGGTGATGGCGAGTGCTGAGGCAGGTGAGGACACTTCGCTGCCGGCTGCCGGCTGCCGCCGCGCCCTGTGGCCGTGGCCAACCCAGCCACGCAGCTCAGCGCCGGCCCCTGCATGATGATGCTACGCCCCTGTGCTGTGCCTGCTTCTGCGTTCTGCCTGCCTGCCCTGCCCCGATCCTGGCGCGCGTGTCGGCCGCCGGCGAGACACCAGCAGCCGGCCGGCCTCTGCGCGCTGACCTAACTTCACTGCACCTCTCCATCATCCATCGGGGCCTGCACCTGCACGCTTGTGCCGTTGTGCGGGAGCAGGGCCAAACTCTGATCACAAGACACACAGAACCTCCGGGCAAGTACACAGCACTACAGAACTCAACGTGCTCACAACGCTCTTAAGCCTCGTTGCGCATGAGCAAGTAGAGTTCCTCCAGGATAGCTAGCTGCGAATGACTGACTGACTGCATCTGCAGTTTATGTGTACAGATGCTGCAAAAAAAACAATGAAAGAGAAGAGACTGTACAGATACTGACTGACAGTGTTTTTGGAAGATACAAACATTGTTATCAACAACTAAAACAAGAagattttccttttcttttttttaagtaactTCACAGGTTGCTTTCCAGTTCTGAATCCCAGACTGACTCACCAGTTGGTTCATGCTCTATAACTCTAACCCATCCAGGCAATGGGCATCTATATACGCACACAGATCATATAAGatcaccaaggccttgtttggatgttgtcggattcacctcaatccacatgcgttggagtggattggtgtggaatttagttcaagttccactccaatccaccccaacacatgtggattgatgcgaatccgactacatccaaacaatgcCCAAAAGAATTCTCCTCAGCCTATGCTACATACAATTTCCGGTCCTCTAGCTACACGGTCGCAATCTCTGCTTGTTGGCGAATCACGATCATCAGTCGCGCTCTGATATCTCGGTGAAGGTGATGGAGGTGCGCGTCGTCTCCTCAGACGACAGCGGGGACGACCGCGCCATGATGGAGGTCAGCAGCGTCGACGACGTGGCCCTGCTCCTCTGCTTGAGGTCTCCAAAGTCCCTGATCACGTCGGGCTTGCTGATCATCTCCGTGTCCACGTCTGCCTCGCCTTTCAGCATGGCGACCACCGTAGACATCCCTGGCCGGCGTTTCGTGACGTCTTGGGTGCAGAGGAGCCCAACCTTCAGAAACCTGCAGGCTTCATCGACGTCCAGGTCATCGCCCAGGGAACTGTCTATGATCTTCTCCAGATCCCCCCGGTCGTAATATCTCCATGTCTGCAAAAGTACAGAAGTGTTTTGCTCAAGAATGAACCACTTCCATGGCAAGTGTTCTGTGACTTGTCTGTACTAGTAGAATCCTGTATATACCTTCTCAAGGAGAATCTGGTCATCGTAGGACAATTTCGTATCAGTGTTGCATCTTCCACTCACAATTTCGATAAGCAGAACGCCATAGCTGTAGACGTCTGCCTTCCGTGTAACTTGTCCTCGAATCGCATATTCAGGAGCCAAGTAACCTCTGCAAGCAAAATTACAGTGAGGTACCACACAAACCACTTCTGAGCGATCAAATATTAGTTTGGTTTCATTCTTTCCATTGCACTCCCCTGATTCGATATTTAGATCAAATAGAATCACTTTAAGTAACTGGGGACATAAATCTGTACCATTGTAGCTGCCAGTGCCTCTCACGATTAAGTTTAAAGGACCATCAGAACTACCATTGGATTATGTGTGTGGAGAACACAAAGTAATAGAAAAACAAATATCACAGCAGATgtaacaataataacaacttCCACTTACAGGGTCCCTGCGACTCTTGTGCTAACATGTGATACATCTGGAGGTAGAAGCTTTGCCAGACCAAAATCAGATATTTTTGGCGTGAGATCCTTATCAAGAAGTATATTGCTCGCCTTGATGTCGCGGTGAACAATGTGAGGACGGACACTGTCATGGAGGAAAGCTAATCCTTGGGCAACACCAATGCAGATATTTACCCGAGTTCTCCAGTTGAACTGGATGTTGCTATGTCCCAAACCTATAGCACGGAATGCACAGGAATGTTACATGATGTCAACATTTTACGTTGCTAAAAGGATAGCACTCCAGAAAACAATATTGAGAATTCAGTAAAGAGAAACTACCTAGAAGGGTATGTGCAAGACTATTATATTCAAGATAGTTGTAGACAAGGATCCTGTGGTTTCCTTCTATACAGCACCCATAGAGTTTGACAAGATTCTCATGTGCTACATCAGAGATTGCAAGAAGCTCATTAAGAAACTCCTTTGCACCTTGTCTAGAATGTAAAGAGAGAATCTTTACGGCAATAGCTGTTCCATCCTTGAGCGTTCCCTGAAGTGGTAAGTTAGAAAGGTTTCAAACACCAGTAATGCATTCTGGTCCTTGATCAAATTGAAAATAGTTATGCTACTACCTTGTAGACAGGTCCATAACCCCCCTCACCAATCTTATTGCTCTGGTCAAAATTTGATGTAGCTCTAACCAGTTCCCTGTAGCTGTATTTTGTTATATTCTCAGAACCTTTGAAATCTGCAGAAATGTGTCCAAAGTGTCACGAAGGAAGGCAGATCCATCAAAAGTTGAGAACATGCATATTACTTTCGAAATGATATTTTTACATAACTGTAGGCATAAGAGATCTTACAATCGTTAGATGGATTGTCTTGTTGTTGCGGCCCTCTTTTCCTCTTGAAGAAGTGAGCAAAACAACTCATTGCGGATGTGTTTCAAACTATCGGTGCCCACCGATGTGCAGTGTATCATTTAACTGAGATGGCAGTTTAGTATCCTGAAACATGAGGACATGAACAGAGGCTCTGCTTATGCAAAGAAGTAGCAGTATACGCAATACACTAGGCAACTTGCAACAATAAAAAATGAGCAAAACTTGTGCTTAGCAAAAATGGAAACCTAAGGAAGAAGCCAGAAACTGAATACTACTCATCATTACAAAGTGTATATCCTTTTCTAGAAAAACTAGAAAATGTATATGGGCAAAAATTAGCTTCCCACAATTGCAGTAGCAGGAAAGGATATCTATGTATACAGTACTGATGTTTATAATAATGAAACTTAGCAGAACTCTGCTAAAACAGTACCGATGTGATATGTGCGTTCCAGTTAGAACACAAAAGATATTTTCTTTGTTTGTTTTGGCATTCCAGTTGAGGGGGGAAGGGGGCAGAATAGTAATCTATAGAACACCAGGGGTGTCCAAGCATGTTAAAATCTCAAAATACAGTTCTCAGAATAAATCTAACCAAAGAGCCACAGAGATGCTGTTGCAAAAAGAAATTCTCTTGAGTTCCATAAGGTTACTTAAATTATGTCCACGCACACTATTTTCCTATGCTATACAAATATCATAATCCCACCTACTAGATTCCTAAGTTCCGTTGACCATACAGGGTTTTTTTTGGCCAAGGAACTCGCACATCAGCAAAGGCTAGATCACTGAACCTTATTGATGACCATTGATTGGAGACGTTGGTATTTCACATGTAGTACCAATTCAAAGCAGTGGTTTCATCACCCGTATCCTATCATTAGATAGAACCGATTCAGGTGGCAATAATTCAAAGAACCCTTTTTTTGCGAGGAGTTGACCACATAATTCAAATGCACTTCAAGTATGAACAGAACAGGAGCAGGAAAACCACTGATGCCCAAAGCAGTTGTTTCATCACCCGTATCCTATGTTCATTCACAAAACAATCTACCAGCGGCGCACCGCAGCACAGGCTACACCATTCAACCTGATTGATGACCATGGATCGAGACGTTAGTATTTTGCTTTAGTACCAATTCAGGTGGCAACACTAATACGATCAAACACGGTAGGCTAGGCCCACTACAGCCTTTGTTTAATTCAAAATATCTCCTATAATAGTTAGATAGGCATCAACATCAGACTCCTTTCCTAACACACCAAACATACTTTGGagaaaaaggagaaaaaaaaatactccaTACACGGTTCATTCTTTTAATAAACAGGGAAGAAGACAACCCACCAAAGAAATATGTGCAACCTGTACGTCAGTGCTTATCTAACTGATTGTTGTGAGTAATAAATAATACTCCGTGCTGCAGCACAGCAACGGATTACAGCCCATGGTACAGAATAATGACGAATAGAAATACTAGCACTATACATATGCGCTGGCATCCGATCCAATTGATTACTGCAAGCAACTAATGCATGATTGGCTTCAATCTGCACATTTGTATGCTGCATAGAATCCCGGCATGGCGTGACGATTTATCAGAAGCTGACAATCATGTGTTACTGACAACCAGAATTGGGATCAAAACGAAATTCTCTTTACTAGACCTTCTGTCCACAGACTATCAGGTAATCTAGTGATTGGTCCTGAGTTAGGCGGCGTAGTTCGATCAAAGACACAAAACCAGTGTTTGAATCGCCTACAAATCCCGTGCCCAACAAGGGAACACCAGAGACAGAAGCAACCATTTACGCAGCCACGCAACAGGCCGGCAAGGCAAGATAACACAGACAGGAAAGAAAAGGCGAGAGGATCTTTCCCTACGAGACGGCGAGACTCACCTGAAGCGCGGCAACAGGCGAATCCAACCGCCAAAGCGCAACTGAACTTCGTTCCGGCTTGGTGATCCTGACAGCGCAGCCCGGGCGGTTCCAGTCCCGCCGTGGCGCAAAACCGCCGAAATAGCGCGCCGCAGCAAGTAGCCCCGGGCTCGCCGGAGGCTTTCGGCTCCGGCGCCGCCGCACGGACACAGACGGAGAGGGAGGGGATCGTGTTAAAGGTAGCAGCTTTTTTCTTGGGCTTGGAAGTTTCTCCGGCTTCTGCAATGCAGGACGGacgggagagaggagaggacaGGGAAGCCATGTACTGCTAACGCGAGCGTGGCGGGCGCAGTCAAGCCGTTGACTCGGCGAGCGAGCAGATTGGCCGGGGCCGGGCCGCGGGCTTGCGGACCGGATCGCTGGGTTGGCGGCCGGGCCGCGTCCCTGCAGGGCCCACCGTGGAATGCTCCGGTTTGGTGAGCTGGACCTCGGAGTCGGCTGAGACGAGTTGAGATTGACCTCACCCATGGAGACGTGTTTTCTTTTAACTAATGGGTAGCATAAAGAAGCCCGGATGAAGTTTCCGGCTTGTGAAACCAGATTGAATCATAAGACGTACTGACCAGCTGATTAAGCTAGAATATAAGCTAACATATGAGATTCTTGTCTTTTGCTTAATGTAATAGATGATTGAAGGCACCGGAAAGTGATCCCTTATTTCATTTGTTGGAGCTTCTGGATCATAGAGGCAATTATGATCACCTTATTATATGGGATATTTGAGATGAAACAGACATCATGCCTGAGGGCATTTGCTTCTGCAAGTTTTGGATCAGTGTTGGGAAAATGCATACTGCACTCCCAGCAACACAGTGAAACGAGAACCTTCTCACCCGATGTAGTGAGAGACTGAACAGTAATGAACAGTGGGTTCAACAGTAGGTGAAAATAATGAATGCTCTCCCTCCTTCAAGTGTGGTTACACTCCCTTTATATAGGGTACGGGAACCGACCTAAGGTGATTAcaaaaatgccccgtgacggtgagGGAATATCTCAGTATATTCATATGTTACAGTCTACTGGCCCTGAGTCATTTACGTAATTTCACACCACGAGCCCTTCACGCGCTCCCCGCTTAAGGCTCCAGCCTGCCGAACGCTCGAATCCTCCGCCCGATCGCCGATCCTCCGCCGCTTttgcgtcggaggttcctcgacCCGGTCGCGCCGAAGGTTCCTTGGCCCGGCCACTCCGGGGGCTCCTTAGCCCGCTCGGCCACCGATCCTTCGACGTTTctccgtcggaggttcctcagcctgGACGAGTCGAAGGTTCCTTGGCCCGGCCACTCCGGAGGCTCCTTAGCCCACTCGGCCGCCGGTCCTTCGACGCTTCCGCGTCGGAAGTTCCTCAGCCTGGACGCATCGGAGGTTCCTCCCCTCCGCCGCGTCCCTCGCCATCCTCGGACTTGGGGGGGGGGGTCGGAGGTTCCTCCTTTCTCTGCTTGCGGGCCTCCGCCGGTGCCTCAGTCCCTGCATACATTCAGCACGACAAGACGGGTCGTCAACGTTAGTCTTTCTCAGGATCCTCCGCACGTATTCGCATGGAGGTTCTCTGTgtgaaggatatccttcgacgctACCTGGGGGAAGGATGCGGCCATTCCCCAACAATCAGTGGTCCTATTGCATCGTGGTCTCTGATCACTAAATCAATTTCCATCCTCTGTGATTTTGTAAATAAAGCAGCATCAACATTCATCTTCATTCTTCACACATCCTTCCGGCGGTGGAGCCCATTGTTTAGATTTAGCAAGGTCACACCGTACCTTTTGGAATCAATAGGTTTGTAAAGACGGGTTGTGATGATGTTTGCTGTTAGGATAGGTCAGCTGGTTTAAATTTTGTTGATGATACCTTGTGCAAGGGTCTATTTAATTCATTAGCACTAAAGAATAGCTATAGCTACTATTTTTTTAGCTTGCTAGTTTTTGGTATGAAGTTGTTTAAGCCCACCTTCTAATAAGTGATTAGATAATGAGTTGAAGGTGCATATTGAAAGGATCAAAATGCTTAAGagtaacaaggacaaactctcaCTTAAcctaaacaaggacaaactctcaCACTTGCTACTTCCTATGCACTAATGCACTAAGGGTAACATTTTAGTTTTATTCTAAGTTAAATTATCTCATATCTCATCAAATTGTCAAAATTATCAACACTATGACACTAAATAGAATTATTTtgaatatataaatataattatttttacATATTGATtcaattaaatttaaaattgatTGACTTAGAATAAAATCAGAATGGCACTCTTTGGTGGCGAAAGTAGTatatttcatttattttatCTGAGGACGCTCCACGTTAAATAAGGTCTAGAAAACACCACATTCATGAGACAAATAAAAGGATGGACAATAGTCATTTTGGTCCCTTAATTTTCGTCCGTAGCCTATTTTTGTCCCTGAATTTTTAGAATGGTCGTTTCAGTTATGTTGTAGCTCAATTTCATTCTATGACTAAGTGATCATTTCAATCATCAAAATTTGTATTCTAGGCTCAATTTCATCTATGAACTATCAAATTGCATTTTAGTTTTCAATTTTTTCTTTATAGCTCAACTTCGTCCCTTAACCTATGTGGAACGTATACTATCACAAACTAGCTTGGTCAGCTCTAGAACCACTCAACGTAGGATATATGAATTGTAATCCTATCATTCTATCATGTTGGAATAAGGAGATAGCAATCCTAACTTGTAGATATATATTTAACTTGACGAGTGTGGATATAAAATTCTACGTATGAGTAGATTATTTGCCAAATATATCAGTCATTCagcaatatttttttcttataataaatcagcgaacaatactttcagtcatgactttttagccaaacgAACAGGCTCAATATTCTAACATAGGTACAGTATGTGTGGGTATGTCATTTCATCTGTGGGGCTACGCATTAATTAATTATAATGATAAATAGAAACAAGACATACTGTAGAGTTGAAGTTGAAATGTTCAAAATGTTGTTAAgccgtgtttagttcaccccgaaaaccaaaaagttttcaagattccccgtcacatcgaatcttacagcacatgctaaatatagacaaaaataaaaactaattacacagtttgtctgtaaatcgcgagacgaatcttttaatcgttagtctataattgaacaatatttgtcacaaacaaacgaaagtgctatagtagcgaaatccaaaatcttttcgcatgtaAACAAAGCGTTAGCTACTTTCGGGCCCGGCCCTGCCCAGTCGCTCTTGCTCCGACTCCGACCTTGGAAAGGACCCAGTGACAATGCAATATTACGAGGCGATCGAATGCATACCACGCGTGCGGAGCAAACCGTCCATTCTCCGGTCATAGGTTTTCTCGCGACTATTCATTCCATGACGAGTGGTCCATATTTGTTTTCTTGTCTTTTATTTTGGCAAAttacataatatatatatatatatatatatatatataaacgcaGATATCTATACGAGCACAAATTTATAATTACACTCATTTATATAAACACACACGGTATTTAcaatctaaaagatatacagcACGCACGAGCGTTTGACCAATGTGAAGCCAATTTCAGTAGCAGTAGTGGTATGGTATAGGAGTACATATATAGTACATTAATTGATATACACGTGACGAGTAAAACACGTCTCCAGATGGCAATAAGCTACGAGAGCTTCTAGAGAAAACAATCGTCCATTATATAGGTATATATAGGCAATGGACTATATTGACGCCTTTATTTGGAGTGTCTGGCCAAACTAAAAAACATTCACCTTTTCGTGCTCCATCAATTCACACTAGTTAACCATGCATGCATCCACACGTCGGATTATATTAATCTAATCGACAACACGAGCTGTTGCATCATGTGTGtgcattatattatattagtgtGTTTTTATCACACATGACATGACTTTCCAAAACTCACACTATTGATTCTTCAACAAGATGGGAAAAAACTGCTTTCATACAACTCTATCTCAACTCTCAATCTTGCATACTTAGGAAAATGGTTGAGTCAAATATACGTGCACAAATCGATCAACCAATCTAGATGTCGAAGGATGTGAGAAGAATAAGGAGTAGCACATGGTTCCAATACAAATATACAAGAGACATATAAAATATAAAAGTGGTTGGAATGATTTAGAAATAATTTTACATTCCTGATgtaaaattattttatatattttaggAGCAAGATTTTGAGAATTGTCAAAGGAACCTAACAAATATACTCTCAACTTTGTTTAGCTACTTGAAAAACCTATTGATTTATCAACTTTTTAGGGCCACCGGAAATGTTCTAAGGGTCGATCTCCAAACAGTCCTATTTAGTTTAATGAGTAAATTTGTTCACTATTGATCTCTAAACTTATTTGGTATGTCATCTAATACTAAATAAATTACTATTAATTTATACATATCTAAATCCCTAAACATGTTAATTGTCTCTAGGTACAAATGCCATTAGTTGACATGTGGTTGCCTATGTGGCGAGTTAGCATGACCATCTATAAGAAAGACATGATTTTAAGGGATGGCATGTGGATCCTACTAGATTTTTTCTTTATGCTTTTTCATTGGGGTGTGACGTGTGAATAACACTAATATGAACGATGAATTAGTGATGACATCATGTACATGCTAAGTAAACATATTCATACTAATAGAGATGTCTAGATCTCTAGTGAACCACTTAGTAAATTTATGGGTCTAAAAGTGCAAATTAATTAATAGTTTAGGACTTGGATGACACCATGGAATAAGTTTAAGGACCAATGATTAAATAAAAATTCATACACTCTAGAATGAGAAAGCATTACTTCTTCtgtcaaaaaaaaacttatCTAGGTTTAAAGCTAGAATTACTTTTTTTTGTTGAACAGAGAGAgtggatgacgtgtgtcagaGTCGTAGTATACTAGCACGCGGCGTTTCCATGTGGTTAAGCTGACTGATTGATATCCAAGAGAGGTTCCAGGAAACGAAGGCGATGGACGATAGATAGATGTGGACGTACGCCTTTGGATCGATCGAGTCCGGCCAACCCATCTCGTTTGGACTTTACGTGcatatgaaaatataaatatgtaTAAGTTGCTGTCACCCTCCGACCCTCCTCGTGCCCATCGACTTCACGCACGTACACTATAGTATCGTCTAATCTAATAACTAACCAGCGGTCTGCGGATTAATCAGCTACCATGTCGTCCTTCGGTCAGCGTTTTACCTTCTCCATTTCTAGAAAATATGTATAAAAACAGAATGAACTTAAATTTTTAAACGGAACGGAGGAATTAACTGCCTGCTTGCTGCTGCTTCTGAAATGAATTCAATTGATTAGCAGTACTGTTTGTCCTGTTCGTTTGATCTTATCAGTACAATTTATCAACCAttagtatttttctttcacaataaatAAGCATCAACTGACTCATCAGCCATGTATAAAAACCATCAGCCTTAAGAAGATATTGTAGCTATCTGCTAATTAACACAAGCAAAGGTCCACAATGTCCTGCTGCAACCTCCAACTACCTCTCCTGCAGTTGCTATTGCTGCTTCCCCGGCCACAAGCAGTTTGTCTTCTCTTCTAGAGCGTCTCGCTCTCGGAGAGACGAATGAAGAGAGCACTTGTTTACTAGTTACAGTCTTCTTCAACGACTGTTTCTTGGCTTCCCTAGCTTGctggtagaagatatgctgtCGCTAGCATGATAAAGATGTCTATCACTAAAGACGACCACACGTACAATATACCTCGTGCAAAGGTACAGTACTACTACGTGTAGAGATACATACGTACAGTCCACGCAAGGAGCCTGAACTGACTGAAGATAAAAAGTTCCCCCATGTCAAGGGCACCACGGAGTTGTGCTCTTTTGCTGTCACGACTTGACGGCTACATTGCATTGTTTGCGGCACGCACACTGCACTGGTCAAAGCTACACCTTTCCTCTTCAAAAAAGAAACATCTTTATTTTcgctttgtcttttttttttcaaaaggaGATGGTGGTTATAGAAAAGAAAAGTTACGGCATAAGTGTTTTTTTGTTGGGCAATCGAGCTGAGACAACTGTGGTGGTACGGTGGTCGTAAAACTCTCTTTGTTGAAGGGTTTTTTTTTCAACTTCTCACTTTGTTAAAGTTGAGAGCTAATACATAAAAAGAGTTTTTCTATTAGAGCAAGCATAATAAGAAGTTGTAAGTAGGCTATATGCCGATGTGGAGGAGATAGAAGAAATGTAAGTCGTAAGCTTACGACCAGCTTAtgcataaaaaacaaaaaatttaatGAGACAGACAAATAAGTTGTAAGCCGACTAACTATTACACAAGTAGGATGATGAATTAGCTATAAACCTGAATAAActtagttatacatgatccgatgagtatgaaatatttactatagttgaagcatagaataattagtccaccataaaaatttcacaacaATTGGACCACAAAAGttgcagctatgaattattccaattaattacagataaaatttgatttttctaactaatttaaagctacaaaaaaatttatattaaagtataccatattatatattcattgcgtagatctactcatgcaaagtccaacaaaattagattttctattttatgatttttctgtgatttacgaTGATTTTTCAGatattatatgaaaacaaatagggAAAAAGAAAAATTCAAAACCACagtactgtagcaaaaccgccaTAAAAAACCGTCCGGGGGTGATTTGAA is part of the Sorghum bicolor cultivar BTx623 chromosome 10, Sorghum_bicolor_NCBIv3, whole genome shotgun sequence genome and harbors:
- the LOC8083204 gene encoding putative serine/threonine-protein kinase — protein: MSCFAHFFKRKRGPQQQDNPSNDYFKGSENITKYSYRELVRATSNFDQSNKIGEGGYGPVYKGTLKDGTAIAVKILSLHSRQGAKEFLNELLAISDVAHENLVKLYGCCIEGNHRILVYNYLEYNSLAHTLLGLGHSNIQFNWRTRVNICIGVAQGLAFLHDSVRPHIVHRDIKASNILLDKDLTPKISDFGLAKLLPPDVSHVSTRVAGTLGYLAPEYAIRGQVTRKADVYSYGVLLIEIVSGRCNTDTKLSYDDQILLEKTWRYYDRGDLEKIIDSSLGDDLDVDEACRFLKVGLLCTQDVTKRRPGMSTVVAMLKGEADVDTEMISKPDVIRDFGDLKQRSRATSSTLLTSIMARSSPLSSEETTRTSITFTEISERD